The genomic stretch CGCACGTTCTCGGGGCGCAGGTGCAGCGGGAGGCTGCTTTCCAGCGCGTGCAGGGCGAGGTCGGGCCGCGCCGGGAGGCCCGCTTCCTCCAGCGCCGAGCGGTAGCCGGACAGGCGGTCTTCCAGCGAGGACGTGTTCTCGATGGGCGGGGACACGAAGGCGATCTCGCGGTGGCCGAGGTCGAGCAGGAAGCGCGTCAGGGCGGCGGCCGCGCTCACGTTGTCGGTCGCCACGCTGGGCGCCGGGATGCCCCGCAGGTACCGGTCCACCAGCACGACGGGAAAGCCGTCGAGCACCGCCTGGAGCAGCACCGGGTTGTAGTGCTCCCCGTGAACCGGAAAGACGATCAGGGCCTGCGCGCCCGCCCGCCGCAGGGCCGTGACCCCGGCTTCCTCGGCCCCGCGCTCGCCGTAGGTCCGGCGCAGCAGCAGGCTGTGCCCGCGCGAGGTGCAGGCCGCCTCCACCCCGCGCACGAGGTCGAGGCCGTAGGCTTCGGCAAAATCGGGCAGCAGCAGCCCCAGGGTGGAGGCCCCGACCCCGCCCCCGGGCGAGCCGAGGCCCAGGTCCGCCCGCACCCGGTCGAGGTCGGGCAGGGCCGCGCGGACGAAGGTGCCCCGCCCGCGCGCTCTCTCCACGATGCCCGCCCGCGCGAGCAGGTCAAGCGCCCGCCGGGTCGTGATGCGGCTCACCGAGAAGCGCCGCGCGAGTTCGAGTTCCCCCGGCACCCGGCTCCCCGCGCGCAGGTGCCCCTGCCGCACGTCTTCGAGCAGCTCGGCCATCACGTTG from Deinococcus budaensis encodes the following:
- a CDS encoding substrate-binding domain-containing protein — translated: MTGLLYANVMAELLEDVRQGHLRAGSRVPGELELARRFSVSRITTRRALDLLARAGIVERARGRGTFVRAALPDLDRVRADLGLGSPGGGVGASTLGLLLPDFAEAYGLDLVRGVEAACTSRGHSLLLRRTYGERGAEEAGVTALRRAGAQALIVFPVHGEHYNPVLLQAVLDGFPVVLVDRYLRGIPAPSVATDNVSAAAALTRFLLDLGHREIAFVSPPIENTSSLEDRLSGYRSALEEAGLPARPDLALHALESSLPLHLRPENVRLDVARLEAFIAAAPGVTAFLVAEYTLALAVTHTLRALGRRVPGDVSVACFDSPGDPLDGPLFTHVRQDQEAMGRRAVDLAVTRLGGQEAPLRNPVAFEIVPGRSTAPPPAALAPAALTRAAPPHPAPPPSRKEPAP